A window of the Branchiibius hedensis genome harbors these coding sequences:
- a CDS encoding PadR family transcriptional regulator, whose amino-acid sequence MSPTRANRRGAMLELAVLGLLHDSPLHGYEIRKRLSGILGAFHMVSFGSLYPCLKTLQQRGWVTASAADEAGHAINSRSRITYALTPEGKEQLEAMLSDAGPGSWEDGSFDVHFAFFGQTGQDVRLRILEGRRSRLEERLDTAREASRQRRERADAYTTELHRHGLESTEREVRWLSELIETERAGRPATQQSTTETK is encoded by the coding sequence ATGAGCCCCACCCGCGCGAACCGCCGCGGCGCGATGCTCGAGCTTGCCGTCCTGGGCCTGCTGCACGACTCACCGCTGCACGGCTACGAGATCCGCAAGCGGTTGTCCGGCATCCTCGGCGCCTTCCACATGGTGTCCTTCGGTTCGCTGTATCCCTGCTTGAAGACACTGCAGCAGCGCGGCTGGGTCACCGCGAGCGCCGCCGACGAGGCGGGTCACGCGATCAACTCCCGCTCGCGGATCACCTATGCGCTGACCCCCGAGGGCAAGGAGCAGCTGGAAGCGATGCTCTCCGACGCCGGTCCGGGTTCCTGGGAGGACGGCTCGTTCGACGTCCACTTCGCGTTCTTCGGTCAGACCGGCCAGGACGTGCGGTTGCGCATCCTCGAGGGTCGCCGGTCGCGCCTCGAGGAGCGTCTGGACACCGCCCGTGAGGCCTCCCGCCAGCGCCGCGAGCGCGCGGACGCCTACACCACCGAGTTGCACCGACACGGTTTGGAATCCACCGAACGCGAAGTCCGATGGCTGTCCGAACTCATTGAGACCGAGCGGGCCGGCCGTCCCGCAACCCAGCAGTCCACCACTGAAACCAAGTAG
- a CDS encoding inositol-3-phosphate synthase, whose amino-acid sequence MGSIRVAVVGVGNCASSLVQGVEYYKNAPADSTVPGLMHVKFGEYHVGDVEFVAAFDVDAKKVGFDLSEAINASENNTIKIADVPPTGVTVQRGHTLDGIGKYYALTIDESDAEPVDVVQALKDAKADVLVSYLPVGSEDADKFYAQCAIDAGVAFVNALPVFIASDPEWAAKFEAAGVPIIGDDIKSQVGATITHRVMAKLFEDRGVTLDRTYQLNVGGNMDFKNMLERERLESKKVSKTQAVTSNLNGPLSGKINDKNVHIGPSDYVAWLDDRKWAYVRLEGRAFGDVPLNLEYKLEVWDSPNSAGIIIDAIRAAKIAKDRGIGGALLSASSYLMKSPPEQREDTEGRARLEGFIAGTEAR is encoded by the coding sequence ATGGGATCCATCCGCGTCGCCGTCGTCGGCGTCGGCAACTGCGCCAGCTCGCTGGTCCAGGGTGTCGAGTACTACAAGAACGCTCCGGCGGACAGCACGGTCCCCGGCCTGATGCACGTGAAGTTCGGCGAGTACCACGTCGGTGACGTCGAGTTCGTCGCCGCCTTCGACGTGGACGCCAAGAAGGTCGGCTTCGACCTGTCCGAGGCGATCAACGCTTCGGAGAACAACACGATCAAGATCGCCGACGTGCCGCCGACCGGCGTCACCGTGCAGCGCGGTCACACCCTCGATGGCATCGGCAAGTACTACGCCCTGACCATCGATGAGTCCGACGCGGAGCCCGTCGACGTCGTCCAGGCCCTCAAGGACGCCAAGGCCGATGTGCTGGTCTCCTACCTGCCGGTGGGTTCCGAGGACGCCGACAAGTTCTACGCGCAGTGCGCGATCGACGCGGGTGTCGCCTTCGTCAACGCCCTGCCGGTCTTCATCGCCTCCGACCCGGAGTGGGCCGCGAAGTTCGAGGCCGCCGGTGTGCCGATCATCGGTGACGACATCAAGTCCCAGGTGGGCGCGACCATCACCCACCGCGTGATGGCCAAGTTGTTCGAGGACCGTGGCGTCACGCTGGACCGTACCTACCAGCTGAACGTCGGCGGCAACATGGACTTCAAGAACATGCTCGAGCGCGAGCGTCTGGAGTCCAAGAAGGTCTCCAAGACCCAGGCCGTGACCAGCAACCTGAACGGTCCGCTGTCGGGCAAGATCAACGACAAGAACGTGCACATCGGCCCGTCGGACTACGTTGCGTGGCTCGATGACCGCAAATGGGCCTACGTGCGCCTCGAAGGCCGCGCGTTCGGTGACGTGCCGTTGAACCTGGAGTACAAGCTCGAGGTCTGGGACTCCCCCAACTCGGCCGGCATCATCATCGACGCGATCCGTGCGGCGAAGATCGCCAAGGACCGTGGCATCGGCGGCGCGCTGCTGTCCGCCTCGTCCTACCTGATGAAGTCCCCGCCGGAGCAGCGCGAGGACACCGAGGGCCGCGCCCGCCTGGAGGGCTTCATCGCCGGCACCGAGGCTCGCTGA
- a CDS encoding LysR family transcriptional regulator → MTATLPEPLTAQEVAVLGAVHVHGNLFTAAQELHRSVACLQRAVRRLADEHGHLVQGNPTDLRLTTAGLALLAASREYLRRLEQITAPADDPGVPTVRLAVIGSRYQRVAIDMATGQPSTLLSLTETTAPDAVRRLDAGAVDVAYVWESADAMPIGPFARRLIATEQVALVIARRLQAGLRTAGPAQLARLPWVSTPSGEPLVRTVLQRMGIADPAIRLVDCVVTLQGLVALGDAVSLASPLTIIPATNPVDLVRLPVPAERRLVLWADEHRLGEHLVDRLAAALRDSYRAHDRQVVLDAPRSSTGPQVDRVTCTARSESAGLDEEDIAVLQALASEGSVNRAAAQLCLTQPALSRRIQRMEVRLGARIIERSPSGSRLTAFARRSLRSVEIARAQFSQRLAAVNA, encoded by the coding sequence GTGACCGCAACGCTCCCCGAACCACTGACCGCCCAGGAAGTCGCCGTCCTCGGCGCCGTGCATGTCCACGGCAACCTCTTCACGGCCGCCCAAGAACTGCACCGCAGCGTGGCCTGTCTGCAGCGGGCCGTCCGCCGGTTGGCCGATGAGCACGGCCACCTGGTGCAGGGCAATCCCACGGATCTACGACTCACCACCGCTGGCCTGGCGCTGCTCGCCGCATCACGTGAATATCTGCGCCGGTTGGAGCAGATCACCGCCCCCGCCGATGACCCCGGCGTCCCCACCGTGCGACTGGCCGTGATCGGTAGCCGCTACCAACGCGTGGCCATCGACATGGCCACAGGCCAACCCAGCACGCTGCTGAGCCTGACCGAGACAACGGCACCGGACGCCGTACGTCGATTGGACGCCGGAGCGGTTGATGTTGCCTACGTGTGGGAGTCGGCCGATGCGATGCCGATCGGCCCGTTCGCCCGCCGGCTGATAGCGACCGAACAGGTCGCCCTCGTGATTGCCCGCCGGCTGCAGGCCGGACTACGCACCGCCGGGCCTGCGCAGCTCGCACGGCTGCCCTGGGTGAGCACACCCTCCGGCGAGCCTCTAGTGCGAACGGTGTTGCAGCGTATGGGGATAGCCGATCCCGCGATACGCCTGGTGGACTGCGTCGTGACGTTGCAGGGGCTGGTCGCCCTCGGCGATGCTGTGTCGCTGGCCTCGCCCCTGACCATCATCCCGGCGACGAACCCGGTGGACCTGGTGCGGCTGCCGGTGCCGGCCGAGCGCCGTTTGGTGCTCTGGGCCGACGAGCACCGCCTCGGGGAACACCTCGTTGATCGGTTGGCGGCCGCGTTGCGCGACAGCTATCGCGCCCACGACCGTCAGGTCGTGCTGGATGCGCCTCGCTCGTCGACGGGACCGCAGGTTGATCGCGTGACGTGCACCGCTCGCAGTGAGTCGGCCGGTCTGGACGAGGAGGACATCGCCGTGCTGCAGGCCCTGGCCAGCGAAGGCAGTGTGAACCGCGCGGCGGCCCAGTTATGTCTGACCCAGCCCGCCCTGTCTCGGCGGATCCAACGGATGGAGGTGCGGCTCGGCGCCCGGATCATCGAGCGCAGTCCGAGCGGGTCCAGGCTCACCGCATTCGCCCGGCGCAGCCTCAGAAGTGTCGAGATAGCGCGAGCGCAGTTCAGCCAACGCCTGGCGGCGGTGAACGCCTAG
- a CDS encoding IS481 family transposase encodes MVHANAPLSATGRLRLARCVVDDGWPLRRAADRFGVSVTTAHRWAARYRQHGAAGMCDRPSRPQSCPHRTSRRRERRVLGLRVSRRWGPARIAYHLGMNPATVHRILTRYRCLRLSWTDPATGAPVRAGRRKVVRYERDAPGDLVHVDIKKLGRIPDGGGHRVHGRAAGKANSRATSSSGRGYAYLHHAVDDHSRYAYSEILADEKKETATAFMQRAVAHFAQVGITTDRVMTDNGSCYRSHLFRNMLQDHGITHKRTRPYTPKTNGKVERFNRTLTEEWAYARPYTSETERAAAYEDFLHIYNHHRAHTALKGGSPADRVPNLAGHYT; translated from the coding sequence ATGGTCCACGCTAATGCCCCGCTTTCTGCGACTGGTCGCCTGCGCCTGGCGCGGTGCGTGGTGGACGATGGGTGGCCGTTGCGGCGGGCCGCAGACCGGTTCGGGGTCTCGGTCACCACCGCGCACCGCTGGGCGGCCCGGTACCGCCAGCATGGTGCGGCGGGGATGTGCGATCGTCCCAGCCGGCCCCAGTCATGTCCGCACCGCACCAGTAGGCGCCGGGAACGGCGAGTCCTGGGGTTACGGGTTTCGCGGCGGTGGGGGCCGGCCCGGATCGCCTACCACCTGGGGATGAATCCGGCCACGGTGCACCGCATCCTGACCCGGTACCGGTGTCTTCGGTTGTCCTGGACGGACCCGGCCACTGGTGCCCCGGTACGGGCCGGTCGTCGAAAGGTGGTGCGCTACGAACGCGACGCCCCGGGTGATTTGGTCCACGTGGACATCAAGAAGCTGGGCCGCATCCCCGATGGGGGTGGACACCGGGTCCATGGCCGCGCTGCGGGGAAAGCTAACTCCCGTGCTACCTCCAGCAGTGGGCGGGGGTATGCCTACCTGCACCACGCGGTCGATGACCACTCCCGGTACGCCTACTCAGAGATCCTGGCCGATGAGAAGAAGGAGACCGCGACCGCGTTCATGCAACGGGCGGTGGCGCACTTCGCGCAGGTCGGGATCACCACGGACCGGGTGATGACCGACAACGGGTCCTGTTACCGCTCCCACCTATTCCGGAACATGCTGCAGGACCATGGGATCACCCATAAACGCACCCGCCCCTACACCCCGAAAACCAACGGGAAAGTCGAGCGGTTCAACCGGACCCTGACCGAGGAGTGGGCCTACGCCCGCCCCTACACCAGCGAGACCGAACGCGCCGCCGCGTACGAGGACTTCCTGCACATCTACAATCACCACCGCGCACACACCGCGCTCAAAGGTGGCTCACCCGCAGACCGCGTACCCAACCTGGCGGGGCACTACACCTAG
- a CDS encoding biotin/lipoyl-binding carrier protein, producing MPHQEIASDLVAEVAAVHVSVGDHVEAGQELVLLESMKMEIPVTPEFPGTVTAVRVRRGDVVQEGEVLVIVTD from the coding sequence GTGCCCCATCAGGAGATTGCCTCGGACCTGGTTGCCGAGGTTGCTGCCGTCCACGTGTCCGTCGGCGATCACGTCGAGGCCGGCCAGGAGTTGGTGCTCCTGGAGTCCATGAAGATGGAGATCCCCGTGACGCCGGAGTTCCCCGGCACCGTGACCGCCGTGCGCGTCCGCCGCGGCGACGTGGTGCAGGAGGGCGAAGTCCTCGTCATCGTGACCGACTGA
- a CDS encoding TetR/AcrR family transcriptional regulator — MGETSTTMSRDQRTATADPEANSVAAEAKKPLRADAARNRAKLLTAAADAFAQQGVEVSLEDIAAAAGVGIGTLYRNFPTREDLVLAVYADQVSALEQRSQELPEQLAPAEALHEWMRGFVDFYAVKRGMVNLLRSMQSTNQAPFEGTREKLLASADRVLQPAIEAGAVRPDVSASEITRALGGICLATAPNADDTALPLVDLIFDGLRYGCPVNVAADPGTT, encoded by the coding sequence ATGGGGGAAACGTCGACGACGATGTCGCGTGATCAGCGGACTGCGACGGCGGATCCGGAAGCGAATTCCGTTGCGGCAGAAGCGAAGAAGCCGCTGCGTGCCGACGCCGCCCGGAACCGCGCCAAGTTGCTGACAGCCGCTGCGGACGCGTTCGCCCAGCAGGGTGTCGAGGTGTCCCTGGAGGACATCGCGGCGGCTGCCGGGGTCGGTATCGGGACCCTTTATCGCAACTTCCCGACGCGTGAGGATCTGGTCCTGGCGGTCTACGCCGACCAGGTCAGTGCCCTGGAGCAGCGGTCGCAGGAGCTGCCCGAGCAGTTGGCGCCCGCCGAGGCACTGCACGAGTGGATGCGCGGCTTCGTGGACTTCTATGCGGTCAAGCGCGGCATGGTCAATCTGCTGCGCTCGATGCAGAGCACCAACCAGGCGCCGTTCGAAGGCACCCGGGAGAAGTTGCTCGCCTCCGCTGACCGTGTCCTGCAACCGGCGATCGAGGCTGGCGCGGTCCGGCCGGACGTGAGCGCCAGTGAGATCACCCGCGCCCTCGGCGGCATCTGCCTGGCGACCGCTCCGAACGCCGATGACACTGCGTTGCCACTGGTGGATCTGATCTTCGACGGGCTGCGCTACGGCTGCCCGGTCAACGTTGCGGCCGACCCGGGCACCACCTGA